The Juglans microcarpa x Juglans regia isolate MS1-56 chromosome 2D, Jm3101_v1.0, whole genome shotgun sequence DNA window tattgattttaaaaatttaataaccgTATGGATTGATTCATtaccaaaaccaaaactttcGAATTTTTTGATTTAACGTTTACATGTGTGGCACTacataaatttagtattatacttttttcaacactaaacttaattgttaaaatttagtccttattattaacaattactaaacttaatttttatttatttatttttttttttataacctaGGGTGTCTAgctattaacaattactaattcattattcattagtgtctaatttattattgagattaatagacttgaatgataagattaaaatagtaaaattagtgtctaattatactagtatactATAAGTAAAGTCTagcttatataaaatattatattaattttatgttataagattaatagacttgaataataaaattaagattttatgttatattaattaacaatttaattagtatataatataatataatataatataatataatataaaatttaaagtacgtatatatatatatatatatatcaattcaaTTTGATTCAAATCGATTTTTAAAAGAGTGGGTCTACTCTGTcgccccactcttaccgctAGGCTTATCGTccagcattattttttttttcttttcacatttttttaatatatttaaatatttttaaaaaataaaaaaaaatatactaatacacttaaaaatacttccttaatcactaagtaaaaaaaaaaaaaatttgccaagcGGACAAAAGGAGCGGTCAAGTTGAGGCGGCAGActagtgttttcctttttaaaatatgaaaatcagtACTAAACTAGTTAAGAACTGGTTACAAACCAAACCGAACCTACCGGTGCGATTCAACCagtttttcgatttattttacAACCCCTAAGAATAATAATCTCATGACTCTATCACATTCTTTGACATCTTTGTGCGTATTTGATTGCTCCTTTTCCACGTTGAAAGCAACAAAATATATGTGAATTAgatatcacatatatataaaccaaagttatgttaatttctttgtttgcttttatttaaatacactaACATTGCCACCAATCATAGACATCTTGCATCACTTTTATCCTTTCTCTTAATTTGATGACATCTTTTGATTAAAAGAATATGATCACTTAAAAatagcatgtgtttttttatacatacatatgtataaatatcaaacgAGAAGAAATAATTCTACTAATTAACTATTGTAATGTGCTAGgtataatatataagaatgaGACCATCAAGAGGTTTTCTTTCGATCTCTAGGGCTTAGAGCTGAAGAACGATACACATATGATGTGATACCTACACTATTTATAACTGTTCGATAGAATTTTTtggacaatattaaatattcaacaAAGTGTTATATAAGGCTTATTACatacattacatatatataaatatatatatataacaaagcTGAGATTTGAATCTTTACAATAAACATCTTATCTAAGTTAAAAGATGTTTTGGGTGTTCATGTTGATCACAATTGAATTTGGGTCACTTAGAGTTCATACTTGAGCTTGCTAtttcatatctatatatatacccaaAGCATCTTTTAACTTAGATaagatttttattgtaaagattCAAATCTCAGCTAACAATGCAAGGAACATGTCTATTCATCCGTCAAGCGACTGAATAATTACCATGTGTACAAACATTATTCATCAAAGGTTTTTTCTTGGATGAAAATTACACTTGCAGAAGCGTTGTACCCTATACATAGGTTGCAGAAAGGTCTGTCACAACATTAGTAgaacacatgcatgcattgtGACGTGCAGCtgagtttcaactttcaacttcgTGGCATATAAACTATTGACCGGTGTTTGTAGGGGTGCCATTCGCACCTCCCGAGCGGGCAACCCCTGGCCCTGCCCATTGTCCCTGCAGTTGGGCCCCCCCGTAGGCAGGTGCCTCTGTCTCGATGTCGTCGACCCAATGTgcagcagagagagagaagtggagTTAGGGGCGACATCGAGAGATCGGCAATGGGGCGAAACAGAGAGTAAAAAGAGACGGATGAAAGAGATGTCTTGTGCACCGCGGGAGGGGGGAGTGCTGAAAACGTAAACTAAGACAAAATAATATCGTTTTAGTACGTTTGTacgttgaattgagttaaattgagttgagatgataaaatattattttttaatattattattattttaaaatttaaaaaaattaaattgtttattatattttatattgaaatttgaaaaaattgtaatgatgagttgagatggatttagaagctgaaaaaatttttcaaaatgaagttattttattaaaaaaactgtcttattaatatatattggatCGAACATACGGGTGAAAATTCGAGTAGGCCTAGCTCGGCCCCTGTCCCTTGGCCCGTCTTGAAAGCAGACATCCACCTGCCATGTGCCCTAGGTTGGGACTGGACGGGTTGGCATGGTGGGCCGGATGTGGGGCCCACCCCCCACTCCTAGGTACTTGTGCATATGTACGTGTGTCACTGCATTATGTATGAATTaacagttcttctatatacagtcggTAAATACAATTGGCGTGCAGTCATCCATGCTACatcagatttaaaataaattctttctctctcatcagctaggtctctctctcataagcTTGGTCTTTCATCAGTTCCATCagctcagtctctctctctctcctcagctcttctcatctctctcatcagctcggtctctctctcatcaaatgtCTCCACGTCAGTCACGTTTACATCAGGCCCTTGCAACAAAcgtttttcttaaattaaatgatttaaatgATAAAGTCGACATAATATTTCATTGCAGGGAAGCTTTGAATCCGAGTATGCCGCCCACCAGTACCTGCTGGATCACCATCATCGTCATCAATGCAGTTTGCTTAGTTTGCTAATTTGCATTGGTTCGCTTGTCAACTTTTTCTTGATGAAGGCCGGCGACATTTCATGTTgttgtaattataaatttaaaagttgatcattttcaaattcaagGTGTAAATTACGTAAACTCCAAAAAATAGGGaagtaaattattatattacatttatattaaaaatagcATACTTACCCTCcaataaaatagatatttctttaaataaaataaaatataatggtCCATCGTGGGAGCTGCCATGCACGGCCATGATGGCTTTTATAAAAACCATGGCCATAACTCTCATgaccaccattttttttttaaattttatatacgatcatttttacgtatttttctTCCGCACTACACTGTCATCTATATCGTGAACCCACTCATCAATATCAGGAGACGACCAATGATACTGGAGCTCTGCATGCCCTACACCTCATAGGACTTAAGTAGCCCTCGATATCATCTTGAAGCCACTTCAATAAGTACAACAGTTCCAACCCAAAATTCATGTGCTTCCAATTCTCTTTTCGTAtcatttctctctattttcagGTTAATTTTTGTCTGCATCTTCTGCTAGTTGAAAACAATCGTGCTACATGCACGTTCAAAATATGAGCACTATAATATGAATAGTGCACTATTTTGctcccattttttctttctttcacaaGTCATTTTCAAGCTGAAAATACTAATTAATTCATGTTCGAGTAATGCATGttcgagtaatgctatatatcaCACTCTCATTCTACTTTCATTccattatataagatgtgacatatttatcaccatttgatgataaaaaataatccaataaaagatcatccaataataataaatgtattaTATCTTACATAGTAGGATAAAACTCAAATGataatgtgtggtgtatagaattttctattCATGCTTACTAACTAAATGGCAAACACCAAACTGCTTAATCATCTCTTAAACTCTGATAAAATATacgtctttttaaaaaaaaaaaaattacccatCTTAGAAAATTCTAGTATATGCTGGTTTTAGCTTAATTAGACACgacaaaacaaacaaacgaaGTTGGGAGTCCAAGAGTGGTTGGTATGGCATTACAAACTACGACTGGTCGTTGAGTTCATTTCCGACCAAAATTCtctaaaaaaaccaaaatccaaACGCAGCAGACTACGAGCTCTTTCTCAAGAGTTCTACTCGACCATGGAAGAGCCATCGTCGAAGGACGATAGCCCCCGAGTCCTCAAAGTCCTTGAAGCTCTGAAACAAGCTTCGCACCAGTTACAATCCCACCCGAGTCCCAACTCGGAGGAGCTCAACTCTTCCTCCGCCATTAAAGCTCTGCTGGAGCTCGAGACCGAGTCCGACGCAATCCTCTCCAAGGACCCAAATTTATCCTCCCTCTCCCAACACCTCTCCGACCTAAAAGCCCTCGTCGAGAACCTCCAGAAATCCCGCGGCCATCACGGCCTCAAATCGTTCCTGGCTCGCCGGGCCTCCACCCACTCCATCTCCCGTGTCGCCGGGTCCATCGAGTCCGAAATCCAAGCCTGGATCGACCGCGAGAGTATCGACACCCTGACCCGCGTCCTGCGCGAGCAGCCTTTCGACAACGAGGTCGAGCTGATCAAGCTCCTGAGTCAGTTCGAGGACCGTGTCTCCCAAGGTTTCAACCGCGAGTTGCAGGATCTTGTCCTCAAATCCAAGCTGTTCTCGTTGCTCGAATCGAATCTGCGCAACCCCAATTGTTCGAAGCGGATACGCGAGAGTTGCGCTTTTGCTATTGGGGCATTAACCAGGTTCAACAAGGATGTGTTCGTGGGCCAAGTACTTATGGGTCCGACAATTGGCTCCCTTGTAACAATGGCTTCCTCAGCATCGATCAGAGTTCTATGTTCCTTGATAAGGTCTATAAAGTCTCCGCTCGTGGACGAGATTGAGTCCAATGGCGAAATACCCAAAATCATAAGCTTCTTGAGTCATCAAGACCTGGAAATTCAGGTCTTGGGCATGGACTGCGTGCTTGAGATTGGGTATTTCGGGCGGAAAGAAGCCATTGAAGCAATGCTTAGAGAGGGATTGATAAAAAAGCTCGTGGAGCTGCAGAGATCAGAACTGGGTGGGGATTTGATAGACATGGGAAGGTATGGTAGTGGTGATGGGAAAGAGAATGAAGGGGTTGGGGCTGGTGGGCTGGAGGGGAACAGGGAGAGTAGGGAGAAGAGGTTCTTGGAGAGCCACCCATTTGCCAGCTGTGTGGCAAGATTTGCAGTGCAGTTGGAGGTCGGGGAGGGGCTGAGGCAGAGGGAGAGGAGGGCTTTCAAGCAGGAGATATTGGTCAGAGTGAGGGAGACTTGCGTCTCTGATGCTGAAGCTGCAACCATTGTTGCAGAGGTTTTGTGGGGGTCTTCACCTTGAATGTCATCGTATAGGAAGATTTGGACGGGAATACTGGGATTCATCCTGAATCTTATGATCTCAACTTGCCTCTAAACTTGAAGTGTTGCACTTTTGAGTggattatttataaaatcttcAAAACGTGCAGCATCCATCAATTGGTGTGATTGAAgataacaaaatttaagatgaagggAATCATCCAGATAGTGGTTATCTAAGATGAAGAGGATTACCCAGATAGTGGGGGACATACCTAGGCAGACTGGaaagaatttaatttgtttttggtaATTACTagttgattttgattttggttgTAGTTCGGTTCTGTATCTATTTTGTGGTGTAAAGAAAAAGTTGATCGAGTTTAATTACCGATATGATTAGTTGGTTTATTTCTGGTTCATAAATGAAAAGGAAGCCTTTATTGCTTGCTGCCTTCATTTTGTAGGAACTTTGTGAAGCGCGTCTGGCATGGAtgaaagagaaggagaaaatgGGTGACTGAGGTCCCGAGGATTTTATGGCTGAATCGTATAATAATCTTGGCATGTGGCATGTGCTGGCTAGAGTATACGATATCATGATGTTACCATTCGCGCACACAAAATAATGGATTGAGATTTCTCAGTTTCCTACCTAAACTAAACAAGAATTGGGTAGTCTTTCACAGACCAGACTGGACAAGGAAATTGAGACGATATCTAGGTGGAAATTGTTTCGGAACACTTTTCATGAAGAACCAGGAGTCCAGAAGGGTAGAAAGATATCTACAACAGTGATTGCAAAGATAGAGATGGCTTGCTACCAGTAACTTATGAGGAGGCTTGGATTATCTGAAACCCATTTCAATGAACAAACATAGTTTGCATTCCAAGCCGATGCTTAACGCCATAATCGGAGAAGACACCcaaaaaaatgtctaataattGGCCAATAACAAAACATAAGAGAGCTAAAACAGAatccaaaaatcttcaaatgTAAGGAATTATTCATTGGCACCTCCTATTTGGACGACTTCTACAATTCAccagaaacaagaaaaataaaaacagattcTCTATGCTTTTCTGTACAGTTATCGCCTCAATTTAGTTGAATGCAAACCTCTGTGGCCAAAGCTGTCAGCTTGAGTGGATACTCGCAGTGACATGAACTTCAGATCCTTGTTTAATGGCAAAGATAGGGATGACTTGCCATCCTTCCAAAGTGGACATCgtaaacaacaaaaatatagcGAATGATCTATTTGAAAACTCAAATGTTTGTCTCATCATCCTTATTTGCAAAAGGTCCATATCTCAGTTGATGTGGATTGCTTTTCCACTACATAATCCTCTCCGGACCAAAAAAATCCAGCACTGAAACCCCAACGACAATTTATCCACCCTCCAATGcttccatgctactttcatttGCCATTCTCCGTACTATAGCCCTGAACATTGTGAAAGCCGCAACCAAAGCAATCTGCAAATGCTCAGAGCTACTTGTTTTTATGCAAACCTGTCCCATTTTACGACTATTTAGATCGGCGTTAAATGAAACTCTCAAGCTTCTACTCAGCTGGAATTCAGACCGTAAACCTGCACCCAAAACCATTTCCTTGTTGAAGGAGAGGATTGTCATTGTCAGACTGACATTATCATTTCTCGCTGGGTATTCACTCCCTCTTAAAGTAGCTTCAAAACTCCCACCATGAGCCACTAGTGCAGGACTCCACATTCGCCCAGCATTAACCACAAACTTCAATCTCTTCCCAACTGCAATGGTATCTTCAATCTTGGCACCAACACAATACTTCTTTTCAAAAGTCGTGAAAGAAAGTCCGCAGTCAGCAGTGTTATGCTTTAGGCTCCTCAGCTTTGTGTTGCTATGAACTGTATAGATCATATCCCTACCAGAAGATTGAACATCAAGACCAACACAATAAGTTGGCCCTCTGGGATCTGCGAAAGCAGCAGCGGACTCCATCTGGATATTGAAATTCTGCTTGTCCTTACTCACCTGCCCTGTGACTGAGGCAAGGACATTCCTGTTTATTTCCACAGCCGTTTCAAGGTTTATTCCATCAAAGCCGACATCATGATCCATTCCTTGCGGGTCAAGAACAGGTCTTACAAGCCACTGGTCACCTGTGACAACACAACGGTACCTATGCACAGGGCAATCAGAGTCAAAACTTGGGGGAACTGCCATATCTGGTAACATAATTGTCTCTGGGGGCACCTGCTGGCCATAATTATTGTCATTTGCCAAATTTTCCTCCTTGGAAAGCCTATTCTCCATCCGCTTCTTGAACTCTTCCTTCAACTGTTTCTTCAGATAAAGAATTTCCCGGTAATCCAGCTCATCAAGATAGTCTTTTCTCTGTGAGTTTGTCAATCTCTCAAACTGAGATTTTGTCAGGATTCGGATTGGAGGTAATTGATCAtactcatcttcttcctctatgTCTAAAAGTAAACTCTCACCGATCTCATCATCCATTCCATTTGAACTTGATATAGAGCGACGCCGCAGAAGAGATGAGAGCAGGTGGGGCAGAGAAGGCAGGCGGATGGTAGGTACTGGTCCCAGTTCAATGCTGTCTTGAAAATTCAATAGTTTGTTGACATCACCCAGAACTTTAGTACAAACGCATAATAACAAGCACTGAGATTTCCAAACCTGCCCATTTGGAAGTACTTTTTCCCCTGTTACATCTTTCTTACATTGGGGATGGTTCTCAACCAAAAGTACAGGGATTTCAAGTCCTGAGTCGGAAGCAGCCTGGTGTATATGGTGCTGCACCAAATTTGTACACTGGGTCACGTAGGACTCATAGCGGACAGGGTAACCATTAGGTCCTTCAGGAAGAGCTGAAGAAGAGTGGGTCATTACAAGGATAGTGTTGAACCAAATTGCAGTACCAAAAACTTCAGTTATAAGCTTCAAAAGAGGGAAATTGCTATAGCTCATATTGATGACATCAAGGCGTTCAAAGTACAAAACAATATCCGGGggagattttttaataaatcttttCACAGATAGTAGAATCTTCTTATTTCTTCTCACATTACTGGAAGAATAAGGTAAGAGGCCAGGGGTATCAATTACAGTAATTTTAATCCCATTTACCATTCCCACAACCTCTTGGATGCGGTCAGTGGCTGGTTGAAATGCATCAGTCATGGTTTTCACTTGAtcatatatagaatttatggtAGCACTTTTGCCAACCCCTGTTTTCCCTAGTACAAGTATTCTAAATGAGAAGTCCAATTCAGGTAAGCCAGCTGCCTCCTGTTCTGCAGCTACTGTTTTGGCTCTATTGCTTACAAGGTTAACTCTTTTCAAGTCCAATTCCCCTGCTCGTATTAAGGTTGCTAGGTTTATTCGATATAAAACCTTTGCAACCAGAAGATTGTCCTGTGACTGCCCAAGCCGTTGGAGAAGGCGGAAGATCTTAACGTAGAGATCCTCAATCTTTGCCAATTGATCCATATCTCTCTTATCAGATCTATGAAGGAAGCCATAGGAATCTTCAACAGAAACCTGCTGCAGGGAAGGATTATGCTGATTATCCTGATTATTATTGGAAATGTGTGATGCATCGGGAAGTGCTACCAAACTGGCAGTACGAGCTGAACCTAGTAAGGGACAAGACAATAAGCTCTTCCCCTGATAAAATGCATCAAGATAAGACGAGTTCAAATCTAACATTGGGAATTGGTTTGCAGCATTGGAGGCGAAATTTTCAATAATCTCCAAGATATGAAATAATGATGTCAGTTTTACAGAGAATTCTACTTGACCTAATTCAGATAAACAATCTACTAGGACTCAATGGGACACCGTTTATGGGACATAAATATTTCAGTGTATAATGATCCCAATCATAAATGCTAACGGGTCCAGATAATAGTTTCTAAGGGGCAAACCAAACAAAATGGCCAAAGATACTTAGCTCACTGCTAGTcaaagaaaaacttttttttgttgaaaaggGTGCAGCTGGGTTATTAAGAAATTTTCATTTCCCATCACAGCACTATATCTTTCCAATGAGAATGTTTCAAAGAACCAAAGGCTAAGCCTCCCATCATGTTCACAAGTCCctttatagaaaagaaaaattttattctcaagccGATGTGTAAAGCACACCTAATAAAGTGCTTACATAGCATactttgatttggaagataaattttaatatttgaatcttacaaatcaaatcttaccatttaagtgatcAGCATTCTACACAAtggcttgagaatagaataactctatAGAAAATAGTCTCAGGAAACTTTACAACCTTCACTCCCCCTTAATAGAGTCCAAGTCCGCTCAATGAAATACtgaaaaaatgaatctttaCAGCCATTTTCCAAGAAGATAGAAAGGTATGGAACGGTCCCCTCAGCTCATTGACAAAAAGTGACGTGTatgtatatttatgttttgattaGGTAGATAAAAATAGCATAACATTAACTTTAACAAAAGAATTGGTCTTTTTCCTTCTATTCTCCCCCAGTAAGTacctgtaaaaataaaaatttaacctatttttacctataaaaaagaagTAGAGTGGCATACATAATCGTTTGAGTATTTATCTACAGTAActcttaacttaaaaaaatcaatgcTTGAACATATAAAAAAAGGGATAGAGACGGGGTAGTACCTTGGTCATCAAATTCTTCATCCAGAAGTTCCTCATTAAAAAAACTGTCACTGCCTGACAGTGGTCTAGATGAGACTAATGacttggaaaccaattgaggaaaAATCCAATCCCTAATGCTCTTCATCCTTCCAGCAAAGATTCACAAATAGCTATCTAATCTGAATCGCCGTTAACATggtacaaaaacaaaatagaagttTTTAAGAACTTACCAAGAATGTTAATGAATTAAATGGTCTACATTTCATGAAACATCAattataattcataaataatctaaaGGTGTGGTTAACTATATGACTCCTAAGTATGGTGCTAAGATCAAGAGCAAATTTGATACTATTAAAGCCATTTGTACATACATTAGCATAAGCCGATTAGAGACGGATACATAAAGAAGATAAGCAGTCCATCCCATTTCGCGAATTAAAGCGCAGAATTCAACAGCGTCAGCTTCAGCGACCGAAAATGGAATTCTGAAAGAGTATAGCGGTCGAAGATAGAAGCGGAGGCAATCAATCAAAGCCTGGcgaaaaatgaattaaataaaaacaaaaagggaaatGTGACGGCTCTGAAACCCTAATGGAAGGACAAGACTTCGGGATCCAAATTCAAGATCGAATCACGACAAAAACGGcaaatgtttataaaaaaagaaaaaggaactgGATGCTGGATCCAAATTCAGTTTTTGGGGGGTGGTGGCCCGGTGGTGTcgtttatttaatatataaacgaaatatattaaataatttaatatttttaaatcttaaaataataataatattttatttaattttaaacttttatttcaactcgtCTTATTTCAACTCACTGTCCAAGTCTCCCATTAATTAAGATTCGTCATTTTCTTGTTAGAGAGTGAATCAAGAAAGAAATGGCCATGCCCATTCCCTAACCATTCCCATAGATTGAGACAGAGTCTTGAATCTTTTTGACATAtgataatgagatgatatgagaattttatgaataataattaaatataggaGTGAGCATCGACTTGATTAGAGTCGGATTCTAACTAAACGGAGTTAGATTTGAGCTTTTAGCTTTAGGCTTTTTTTAGCTTTATATTTAggccattttaaaaaaatatttttttgtggattttcaaatttcaaatatttcaaaaaattaaaaattaaaactaagtctTGCATTGCTAATTTACTTTTAGCAATAAATCAAaaaatatctaacttatttttacattacaagtaggcttgtttggaaataaatctcattccaaaattctcaattcactccatcatatttcattcccaaacataattcaaatataaacattttcaaacaaatcattacttctttttcaaactagtcattacaattttttcaaattttcaaacaaaaaataaaaaataatccaactttttcaaatcattaaacaaaaataatattatgaaaatatattctaacaatattttaactttataatattttttattcaactttttttctctcatttctcaaaacccaagagccaaaaaatactcaactcaaacaatctcactattattcacaaactatcttactaatattcacaaaattttcatctcatctcactccccaaacgaatatactatagtgtctaattacatgttatcatactataacattacatattatttttaatgtctaattatatattattatactatagtgttacatgttattatattatgctagtgtctaacttatttctaatttatttataatttatttatacactagacttgtaacaccccgcattttagtgtatttttactgaatgaattatttttatgtaattaaaataaattctcttattttaaattggttggatttttagtgagtttatttctacgatttttatttggtgaaaattatttttatgtgctttcttaatatttatttattgttatgcatttaaattgcttttaatatttaaattaattaccgtgggatttaattatttcaatttgactttaccattacgtttaaattattttatttaacttgtggttttaaaatcgtttccgttggatcatttttgtgacccaagttatgaggattggacctcatttcttttccctctatttttcttttccttttctttttcttttcttcttttcttcttttctttttctttttcttctccctggcTTTCTCCCCGTGCGCGTGaattccctctctttttctctctccctgcgtccgtttctccccccaccagctgcgccgccgtccgtcggcggtggttgacaccgcccggtcctttgcgttccccagccgccggccgtcctaccccaccaatatcaccgccgttcgtgccgccgttagcctccacgaagcccacgaaacccacgacgccgcggcacactttccgccattgcgccgccgtcgcaccgccattggccaccatcttcctaccacttcatccccggcctcttggcaacccattggacccaaccccagctccgatccgtcaccggtgaagccccaccaagtccatctccgatttgcacatttttggcctaaaaccaccccttgcgccgccacccacggcaaaccaccaccgccactagtttcaccgacctccctaggccctaccctatcaatcttgggtcttcgtttgtcctcgttgaaaagttggtatttg harbors:
- the LOC121248892 gene encoding translocase of chloroplast 90, chloroplastic-like isoform X2 is translated as MRNFWMKNLMTKGKSLLSCPLLGSARTASLVALPDASHISNNNQDNQHNPSLQQVSVEDSYGFLHRSDKRDMDQLAKIEDLYVKIFRLLQRLGQSQDNLLVAKVLYRINLATLIRAGELDLKRVNLVSNRAKTVAAEQEAAGLPELDFSFRILVLGKTGVGKSATINSIYDQVKTMTDAFQPATDRIQEVVGMVNGIKITVIDTPGLLPYSSSNVRRNKKILLSVKRFIKKSPPDIVLYFERLDVINMSYSNFPLLKLITEVFGTAIWFNTILVMTHSSSALPEGPNGYPVRYESYVTQCTNLVQHHIHQAASDSGLEIPVLLVENHPQCKKDVTGEKVLPNGQVWKSQCLLLCVCTKVLGDVNKLLNFQDSIELGPVPTIRLPSLPHLLSSLLRRRSISSSNGMDDEIGESLLLDIEEEDEYDQLPPIRILTKSQFERLTNSQRKDYLDELDYREILYLKKQLKEEFKKRMENRLSKEENLANDNNYGQQVPPETIMLPDMAVPPSFDSDCPVHRYRCVVTGDQWLVRPVLDPQGMDHDVGFDGINLETAVEINRNVLASVTGQVSKDKQNFNIQMESAAAFADPRGPTYCVGLDVQSSGRDMIYTVHSNTKLRSLKHNTADCGLSFTTFEKKYCVGAKIEDTIAVGKRLKFVVNAGRMWSPALVAHGGSFEATLRGSEYPARNDNVSLTMTILSFNKEMVLGAGLRSEFQLSRSLRVSFNADLNSRKMGQVCIKTSSSEHLQIALVAAFTMFRAIVRRMANESSMEALEGG
- the LOC121248892 gene encoding translocase of chloroplast 90, chloroplastic-like isoform X1 gives rise to the protein MKSIRDWIFPQLVSKSLVSSRPLSGSDSFFNEELLDEEFDDQGSARTASLVALPDASHISNNNQDNQHNPSLQQVSVEDSYGFLHRSDKRDMDQLAKIEDLYVKIFRLLQRLGQSQDNLLVAKVLYRINLATLIRAGELDLKRVNLVSNRAKTVAAEQEAAGLPELDFSFRILVLGKTGVGKSATINSIYDQVKTMTDAFQPATDRIQEVVGMVNGIKITVIDTPGLLPYSSSNVRRNKKILLSVKRFIKKSPPDIVLYFERLDVINMSYSNFPLLKLITEVFGTAIWFNTILVMTHSSSALPEGPNGYPVRYESYVTQCTNLVQHHIHQAASDSGLEIPVLLVENHPQCKKDVTGEKVLPNGQVWKSQCLLLCVCTKVLGDVNKLLNFQDSIELGPVPTIRLPSLPHLLSSLLRRRSISSSNGMDDEIGESLLLDIEEEDEYDQLPPIRILTKSQFERLTNSQRKDYLDELDYREILYLKKQLKEEFKKRMENRLSKEENLANDNNYGQQVPPETIMLPDMAVPPSFDSDCPVHRYRCVVTGDQWLVRPVLDPQGMDHDVGFDGINLETAVEINRNVLASVTGQVSKDKQNFNIQMESAAAFADPRGPTYCVGLDVQSSGRDMIYTVHSNTKLRSLKHNTADCGLSFTTFEKKYCVGAKIEDTIAVGKRLKFVVNAGRMWSPALVAHGGSFEATLRGSEYPARNDNVSLTMTILSFNKEMVLGAGLRSEFQLSRSLRVSFNADLNSRKMGQVCIKTSSSEHLQIALVAAFTMFRAIVRRMANESSMEALEGG